From Triticum aestivum cultivar Chinese Spring chromosome 7B, IWGSC CS RefSeq v2.1, whole genome shotgun sequence:
TCGAGGTCGATCGATGGCCGCGACGGCGCCGAGACAGAGGGAAAGGGGGAGAGAGCAGCGAGCGCCGAGCGGGGGGCGTCGTGGAGTCACCGATTCGATTAGAGAGAGTTCTTTTTTGGGGGGTAGAGACCCTCAAGGCCTCAAAGAGATCTTATCACTAAATATTACTGCCTCCGTTTCGAAATATTTGAACTTCTGGAGTTTGTGGTTAAAACatttttaagtttgatcaaatttttAGAAAAACTATATCGACATCCACAACATTGACCATACACAGTATGGAAACATGCATTATGATGAGTGTGATGAGGCCAATTTGTTGTTTTAGATATTAGTATACTCTTTTATAGACTTGGTCAAACTTATAAATGTTTGATTTAACCCCTAGAACTATAAACATTTTGGAACTGAGGAAGTATCATGGAAAACAGTAGGCAGTATAATCAAAAGACAACAAGACACAAAGCAACCAgcaaaaaataaaattacattctatACTTTAAACGGCAAATGGCTAATGTAAAATTTATCTGATATGGAAACCAcactagctactccctccgtccgaaaaactTGTCTCGAGCTTGTGTCTCAAATGGATGTATCCAACACTAAtttggtgctagatacattcatttgagggacatgttttttcggatggagggagtatcttcTTTCTTGGGCTTGAAAATTGAATTGAACTAACAGTAAGCAGAAGCAATACCTGCCAACGCCTCACCGTATCAGGTGTTGAAGACCATAATAGCCACTCGCAGCTAAAAACGAGATTTAGTAACCGCTCAAGGTATATTGGTTGGGGCATCACCCTATGCAACGAAGGGATTGCAATCCTTCACCACCGATCCATAGGGTTGAGAAACCGAGACATGCTGTAGAACAACTCAAAAGAGGAGGTCAATGTCATGACATTAATACCCAGCCAAATGTTTTCCTTGATAGGCACACTAGCTATCAAGATATAAAGAAATCCAACAAATCAAGATATAAAGAAATCCAACAAATCTAGCAACACCTACCCTCAATGCCCTTCGCCGGCGTTGGATTGGACGTCGTCGAGGCAGGGAGAGCATGCAGAGACCTTGTTCCAACGcgaccatcaccatcaccacctcGTCTCCAGGAAAACAACTAAGGGAAACAAGAACTAAGAAAAAAATGAAAGGGACAAGTCCCCAGTTCTCTGACCGCCGATGAACTGCCAGATACAGAGGAAGTGGACCGCATCGTCAGTGTGGATGAGACTTGGTGGCGGCTAGAGTTAGGGCACGTTGGTTGACTCGGAACTCGGTGTAACCAATTGACCATGGTAGTAGCCGATCAAGAGATAACGATTTTTAATGCAACGTAACACGAAAATGTTGAAATCAAATAGAGGTATTTTTCACAAAAAAGGCCAAAGGCCATATATTGAATAAAATTAACCCTTACAAGAATAATAAATTATAGTCAAGTTCTTGAAAAACAAGCACCCTTAAAAACCTCGTTCATCCTCTGCCTCATTGACGTCACTCCGAGGAAGGACACAAACATGGCAACAACCAAGGAAGAACTACTCCCATTGTCATCAATGCCTTGACTTCACTGACGACAAAGAACTTGAATACCCTACGAGACATGGACTGGGACACTCAAATCTGGGGTTCGCTCATTGCCTCCGGCGGAGGCCATGGGAAACCATTGCGGCGTCAGTGGCTGGAGAGGATGTGGAAGTTCCCTCCTGATCACCTCCTCTCAAGAAATTGACACTCAATTATTTTTCTTCACTGAAAATATATCTTTCCAACTTATAAAATTTTGAGATGGTAGTGAGTTCACTTCCCCTACTTTACACTTAGTAGCACGTGTGGCCACAACTGTTGCATGTCTGTGTACTCATTTGGCCATTCCATCTCTAAATTCATGCATTGAACTATTATTTTTACTCTACATTCATGCATCAAACCACTGCCTGATTGTTGCATATACTGGTCGTCAAGCCAAAGTTAATCGGTGTCCTCATTTGACAAATGCCTATCCTCGTTTTATCCGTTATACCTATGTAGCAACGCACCGGTACTATGCTAGTATCAGAGAAATTGTgctttatttctttgatgaataaTAACAATATACAGAGTAAAAAGGCAGTACAGTACAAATCATTATGCTTCCTTATTTAATAGTAGATGCATGTTATACAATACTTATAACACGATATACATGTTTTCTTTTTGATATATAAAATAAAAAATGGATCAGAAAACAAAGCCATGACTTGGCAACTTGGAcactatacatacatacacataaGCCAAGCTTCTTATTCTTGGGTTTGTTCCTTCAGCAGTGTAATCCGGCAGGCAGGCAGCAGCGCCTCTCCTCTCTTATTCTTCAGTTATTATTTACTTCAACACGAAAACAGAAAGATCTTCGGTCGCTTCGACAATTTGTAGAACAGATACTTGCGTTGAAACCAAGGAGGCATCAACACCGAGGTTCGACAAAGACTGACACGGTTCTTCTGGGCACGGTGAACCTGCCCGTCGCTGCCTCGTACACAGATTTCCCCACCAAAGCATCTGATGAATTCACCTGAAACAGTCCAGAATAGCCGTTACATATTCAGAAAATTGCTCTCCCATTTCCACAACTTTTTGGGTTGCTGATTCATTGGGTTTTAGGATACTGAAACTCTGGACTATCAGGCTCGGACACTGGTCAGCTGTTATAGGGTGTGCAATGTTTCACTCTTAGCATGAAACGCTAGGAAGCAAAACCACAACAAGGAAAGTGTGTCAACTTGCTTCTAAAAAGTTTGTCAGTTGTCAGTTTCCCCAATGTTAAAGTTAAACACTTGCAAAACGAGAAAAGTGTGGAAGGTTTAGCAATGATGTCAGGCTACAGAACCAACAAACCTAAAGTCGAAAACAGCTCAGAACAGTTACCTGCACAGGATGCAATTCAAGACGCATTGAAGCGAGGGCTGGAATATCCATGGATACTTCGTGCGGACACACATTGAAGACGGTTACAACATAAGAGAAACTGCAGGGAGTGACAGTTAGTTAGTTACTTAGTTAGCTACAGCACATACCATCGAGAGCTTCTCTTGCCACACACTGAGCTACGGACGGACGCTACTGCTCTTTTACCGAGTAATAATACAGAGTGTCATGTTTCTCAAGACTACACTCTGTGTTCATCTTGCAAACATATCTTTGCAAAACATAACTACATCAGGTGTGACTTACTTCGCATCTAACTGAGCCATCTCGGGCCTCTCATCTCGTGCATCTTCAATGCCCATGACAATAACACCTGGGACTGAGGAGGGCCCTGTGTTGTGAAAGTGAACCCTTTGCTGAAATACGACAGGAATACAGTCAGACCTACGCAACAGATCAAGTTGATAGATATTACTCGCTCCTCTTCCACAAAATCTACCGTGTGAGCATTTTCACCCCTCCCCCAATGTGTGTGTGCACGATAGATATTGTGAAACTGAGGTAATACTGAATAAAAAGTCAAAGCTTTCTTGCGTGAGTTGCTTGCATCTACTACATCATTTATTGTAGTACAGGGTGGAGCTGTGTCCAGATGTTCCAGCAGGATTATCTTTGTCTCTAGTTTCCAGGTGATCATTCATTTTCAACTGTGGGATCAATGTAAACATACATTTGTTTCACACTCTCAGTTATATAGCTCCCACAGTAAATTACATTCATGTCATATAATTTCACCATGAGatcaataaaaagaaaaaataagctTTGTCTACAGTAGCACTTCGGCAGTCTGAAAGGAAGTTCAAACTAATTTGCTGGCAAAGAAATGAAGAATACATATACCTTAATGTCACTTGCTGTACTAAGACGAAAAAGCGGAGATGAGTATCTGATCTTCAAGATGTCAACAAAACTGTCTAGGGCAGCAAGAATGTGTCCTTTTGCAGGTTTGAAAGATGGATTTTCCAATCTTGGTTTCATCCTGCAAAATAGTTTCCATTTTAAATTTTGAACTATCAATGCATGTTTAGAACTTGAAAGGAAATGCTCATTTAAGTTCTTCAGTTTATCAAAAGGACATGGCCAAATACATAATAAAACCATGATGGTAACAAAAGATGTAAAAGTTCAAAAACTTACAGGGGCCAATTATCTTCGTTCTTTTCACTTGGAGGAAGCCCAACACCCCAATTGTTTGTTTCATAGGTAAAATCAAGCCTTagcaaaaagaaaacagaacattACCGCGCAGTTAAAGATGCTACAGAACTACTATTGTCCTCTACTTCATATATGGTAAAGAAGGCGGCAAGAATAATTATTTTTCAAGAACATTTTAATTAGTTTTATCTCTATAAACATTCACTCATTTTAGTTCATGGGAAGAACTGCTGTTTTCACTAAGGTAGAAAGGGCAGCTTATTACTTGTTAAACCAATCACCAGAGTTATACGAATCTCGATCAATAGACTTAGATCTTAGTATCTCGTCACCAGCATGGAAAAAGGGTATTCCCTGAAAAGGACAAGTTGAAAAAAATTGAGGACTCTACTTCAAAAGTTCAAGTTATAGAACATGTATGAAAATACAGTATTTTTTTTCTTTAAAATAGACACTACTATATTCTTCACCATATGGGAAAAAAAATACTTGAtcagaagaaaggagaagatgacaaaAGCAGAAAAATACAAAATCACATGAAATCATGGTGTCATTTGTCGGTTGGATTATCACAATGCAGATTACTTGTAAACATCCTAGCAAAAGAGTCCGAGTGCTGAATTTATTAATTATGCTAAGAAAACAAATGGAACTAAGATTAGACAACCTGATCATTTAGTAAGTTCATACATGAGACAAGTTCAAGACTGAGCTTACCGAGCTACTAGATCGGTATTGTCATATTACTCATTTTACTTTAATTTAGCAACTTATTTCTGGGGAAACTGATCACTGGTCACCAATTCCTACACTATTAGAGTACTATGAACTGCAGAAAATTTATAAGTTCTATGATCCATATTCCATTTACATACAAACCTGGGATAATGCCATCATGCTGGAGGCCAAATGATTTATCCTGCATCTCTCATCAACTGAAAGGTTCATTGGGGTCTGCAGaaacaaacaaaggaaacaatTTGAGAATTTAAGATTGTGAGAGAGAGGTTTTGAAAATGAAATTTTGAGTTCATGTTGCGAAAGAAGAATCAATGAGCAATTTCCTTTCTTCTGGAAGTATATCATCGCATGAAATTTGAGTTCATCTTACTAAATTGTTGCTTTATATATGTAAAGTTTAATTTCGAAATAATTAACTAAGTTTAGCAACCAATATTAGCGATAAAAATATCattgcattatatatatatatataggtaaaactgtgtttatatatatatatatatatatatataggtaaaactgtgtttataggtatatatatatatatatatatatatatatatttatatatagatagatagatataaaGATATTCATGCTAACCTGTCTTGTTTCTTGGTTTGcaaaacataaaaaggaaaattATGATTACTAGACGGTAATGGAAGAAGTATAATACAAGTtagttactccctctgttccataataaGGGAGTATTTATATATACAAGTCATACCTTTACACTGATAACATCAAACAGAGTCTCATTGTCATGAGCAGAAACATAATTTATCTGAAATGGACAAAACAGAAGGTATTTGAGTAAATAATGACTGGTAGCAGTGTTTAAAGAGGAAGGGACAAAAAAATTCAAACGCATACAGAACCATAAGAAAACACATTATGCTATTCCTGTGAGCAAATGATAGTGTTACAAGTACAATTAATTTTTGGAAGTTCAAAAACCAATAACCATACTATTTCTATTGGGGACGAAGTATAGCCAACTGGTAATCCATCGAAAGTGTGAATTTCTGATCCCTTCTTAGCTTCTCCAGTATGAGTTATTAGTACATAATCCCTCAGATTACCAGCTAGTCCAATctgaaagaaaaggaaaagaaaattatTCCATCTTGCCTGGCAAACTTATTAAGCAGAACACTAATAACATTCAATTTTGCATTAAATTGATAGGTAAAAAGCAAATTAATATTCAACCAGTGGGCAAACTTATAGGAACATGAATACTGATAGCCTACCTGTATTTGGTCAGCGTAAGTAGCGAGCGAGCGCCTGGTATCTGCTTCATTGCCCTGATAAAACCCATTCGGCTGCACGAAAGGGCAAATACCAAATAATTAACGCGATGGAATTCTGGCAGCTTATCTAGAAATATTTTAAACACAATGTAGTAAAGTGCATCTCTGCATCACAGCTCCAGTTCAGATTTGAGACCTCGAAGTGCTAGCTAGGGCACACAAAATAGTAGCTAACTAGTTCAATAAACCTCCAAAATACTCCATAACTGAGGATCCGTGCCCAGCCCTAGCAGAGATCATAACAAAACATGTGGCTGAAAAATGAGAGGCCCAGAGTTGCCAGCTTGCTCGCCACTATCCAGGTTGAGGCCAGACAGTGGGCATTAGCAGGGGTGGTTGGGCTGGCGGTGCTCCTCCCGCAGTGCCTAGTACTTAGGGTGTTGTGTTGACTTATGGAGTGTCTGCCCTCTTGGGCTCGTACACAACTTTTTCTTCTATCGGGCATCTAGAAGCAAGGCTTTTgcattttttcgcaaaaaaatagACGACACTTGAGCACATGGCCTCTGAGGTACAGGTACTGAGGTCTAATGGTGCACAACACCAATTAATAGAAAGTTAGGAACCTGAAGGTAGCTACAGTCAGGGACTTGATTACAGAAAAAGGAACCTCTATGAGTTTGAGAAAATGCCTTAACCCAAGAGAATTACCCAAATTCAGGAAAACTGTATTAAGAGAGGAAAATAGGTAACTGCTGCATTCTTATGAATTATGAAAGCAAGAAACTGGTTACTGAAATGTCATATCATAACTTCCATTTCCAGGAAGGGCACCAGCATAAAGGATACAAATATTACCTCTAAGAACAGACCAGTATTAAAGCCTTGCTGTAGTGGGTTACCAAATGGATTACCCCCATTAACAGCATCCCGGATTCTATCATTGAAGCTGCAAAATATGACAGTATGGATTTTACTATGTTGCATAGAAAAAATAGTTGATGTAGAACAAACACCAAAATAAATTATCCATACTGGCTATTTACTAGAATAAAACTGTACTCTGGTATTTTGTGCCATAGCTTCAAAATTCTGACAATACAGGATATTGCTGAGACATAAATTTGACTTTTATTTTATTGTTGAATGTAAAATCTAGTTATAGTTTGGAGGTATGTTCCAAAATTGACCAATTGGTTAATTTAAATGTAAATACGATAAGGAACAAGTTGCTGATGAGCACCGAAAGGTGCTCACTTCTGATGGGAGATAGTAAGTTGGTAATAAATTAAGACTTACCTACCAATCCCCGTTCCACTCATATTAAGCTGGGATCCATTTATTCCACGTTGATTGCGTGCAACTTCAGCGAAGTCCCATCCTTCACCATACCTGTGGCAATGTCATTGCCCTTATTAGCCTGATACAAGGAGAATGTGTGCTGCTACCATAGAAACTGGTTGCTATGAAACTGAGCAATCTCATTCCTTACAAGTATATTTTTGAACCATCAACTCCATGTGCATCCCTTGTAAGGCTTTGAAGAGCAGATTTTGCTCTCATCTGTGTTTATTAAACAAAAAGGTCATCCAGCACGCAGTGCGATGCTGTTaacaaaaatgaaaaagaaataggGATCCAGATGCGTGCAATCATTCTGATCATATGGGCCACGTAGTCACAACAAGGAAATTGCTATGTTCTTTCTAGTGGAAGTGATGATGAGCAATACTTTACTAAACCATGGGGGTCAAGGAAATTGTATTTAAGCAGAAAATCAAGACGATATTTAATTCATCAAGGATATGAGCTTACTTACCATGGTGTGTTTCATGATATGGCCCATAAGATCAAATCTGAACCCATCAATCTAAGGCAACAATTATATGGTGATTAGCAAGCATTATGAGAAAGAACATCATGTAAACAACATGAAACTGTCCAGACAATAATGAAAGGGAAGAAGTAAAATTCTGTCATGAATGCATGCATTTTCCTGTGCATAATGTGGCTGATGGCAGTAAGCCACCAAGTCCGATGATCTCATTGAGAACCAGTAAGTCTGAAATGCATGGTATTATCGTAACATAATTAGGATACTGTTACCACAGCCAACTCACTTTGTAGTTTACTGCCCAGTTCAAAAGGTCATCCACGATTAACCTATCAACCATGAAATGCTCACTTGCTGTATTGTTCATAGCTGCACTGTTCTCAATCTGGCCATTGGTATCCCTTCTAACATAGTACCCAGGAACGATCTGTAAATATCCCatacaaagaaaaagaaagaatagacaTAAGAAAGGTCCAAAACATGTCAAAGCAGATCAATTGACATGTATTTTGTGAGATCTACAAGCGCATTTCTGGAACAATGAACACAGGATGGTAAGCATTTTATTACTTGCCATTTCTTTGAAACAAGAATTTTACATATTTCTATCACTGTGTACACAATGTAGCATGACTGGTGGTACTTAAATATGTGACAAAAATGCTCTTGGGTGGACCAGTTCGAATGGAATAATAGTTTAAGTTGACTTCTAACATGACCAAGAAATGTTGTAAACTTTATTGGAAGAAAACCAATGGATGTAATTTAAGCTGCAATAATTATGAATAAAAATATTATTTTCAAAGGTAACAACCTTGTCAAGCACTGAGCTGATACCGCACGGGCCACTTGAGTCTAGATGATTGTATACAACATCCATGACAACACGAAGGCCTATGCGATTGAGGGCCTGCAGTGCAAAATTTATCAGAGAAGTAACATGTATCCTGCATAGAGCTAACCACATTTACCACCTTCAATTACTACAAAAGGCTGAGCGCTCCAAGTTAGCACGTGTTCGAGTTGGTGGTCTTATATAGAATACATGAATTTTCTGGGAAGTAGTCCAAATGCACCGTAGTTCCTTCTGGAATCCTATCTTACAAGCAGGATCACATATTCACAGGGTTAAAAAGGAAAACACACCTGGACCATCTGACGGTATTCAATAATGCGACTCGGGCCATCAGGGTCACTTGCATAGCTTCCTTTTGGAACCCCCCAGAGTACAGGATTATACCTTTAGCATGCATATGACCATATGTAAGAATATTTTACCACCAAGAACATAACTAACTTTCCTATATTAACACCATAACGATACATTAGTATCTGGAATGTTTGAGAGGAAAAGAAGTGTCAAATGAATACCCCCAATTATAAGGGTCCTCTTCCTGAATAGCTACTACTGCTGCTTGTTGCCTATCTGATCCTGGAGGGAATGTTGCCAGTTCACACTCATCTGCCAGAGTAAATGAAGTTCCGCATAACCAAATAAGTCAACCATTAAGTACTACTTATAAATAGTCATCACTTATTGCTATCCAACAAAAAAATGATAAGGCATCTAGCAAAAACTCAAAAGTGCCTTGTTGTCTGGTGAAAGAGAAAATATTTCCTTACCGACAAATTTCCAGTTGCTCTTAATGTCGTCAACGCCAGCAAAATGAAAGCTTGGCAACAAATGCACATGAGTCAAACCAGCATCAGCCAATTTCCGTAGGTGCTGCATTCCTGCCGAGGCCTGTACCACAGGTTCCAAAATGCAATCAGCATGGGATACTGATGAAAAAAGGCAATGCAATACATCTAGTAAATCAACTCTGAAGACCTGATATGCAAATGCACGAAATCCTCCACGAGAGTCACTGTCCACTGTGCCATCGTGGGCGCTGTAATTGAAAAGCACAGGAAACAGACAGGTAAGTTCTAAAGATGAATATGCTTAAACCCCACCAGATTTGTAGTTGTGTAAATCAAGCAGCACAATTTACCTAAAATCACGAATGTGCAATTCGTAGATGGTTATGTCAGAGAAGGAATCAAGTTTTGGCTTCTCATCGGCCAATTCATCCCAGGAAGCTGGCTTCAGTGTTTCATTGTTAATGTCAACCAACCAGGTCCGCGCGCCATTTGCGGAAAGGCTGATCAAATAAGCAACACGTTAATTTCTTCCTCTCCCTGAActtttttttcataaaaaaaaggtttccCCTTGAACACATAACTGAACTGCGCATAGCCACATACCCTCTAGCATACGGGTCAGCAGCTAAACATTTCAGAACCTGCGCCTTAGTTGGATGATACACGTCGACTTCATACAAATAATACCGGTTTTCCCACTCTCTTGGCCCAGTAACACTCCAAACACCATTTGACTCCTCAAGCTGAACCGTCTCCAGCGCAGGGCCCGCTGGACCATCAAAGAAGCACACACTCACATCCTGCAAGATATATCGGGGACATTTTACATATAAGCGGGAACAGTACAGAACTGGAGCCGACACTTGAGATGGTAAAATGCGTCGTCTTTAGCAGCCAAACCTGTGCTGTAGGAGCCCAAAGGTGCAGACTCACGGATTCCTCACTGAAAACCGCACCGAGCGGTCCTGTGTATGCGAATATGTCATCCAGCACGCCGGGTAATTGCAGTCCAGTAACATCTACGTGTTTCCCGTCAGCTGCACACAAGAAGTATGTCAGGATCTTGCTCTGTTTCTTAACTTCTCTGGATAATTTGACACTCATCTCTGAATCTGCAAGTAAGGGTGCAAAGAGTCAAGAATTACCACCGAAAGAAGCGACGACCAGTTGGTATTTCACGAGGCTGGCGACGTCAACAGAGCTCGGGACTCTGAACGCTCTGTAACTGCTGATGAAAGGGAACTTCTGGGTCACCTGAAACATGTTGCGGATGGCACTCTAGGTTCAACAAACTGAACTTTATCACTGGACACTGCATGAAGCACAATCAAGAGACGATCACAGCACAGGGAACCCATGGCACGTCTTACGGTTTCTGGGAGCCCGGCGCTCTCCGGTTGCAGCTCAACTTTGGAGTCGTAGCCTGCGACATCATCACACCAGCGACGGGTTTCAGTCAGAGCCATCAGGTTCTCAGGTTCAGGCTGAGAGCCGGCATCCAGGACGAACTTAATCGGCCTGCGTGCGTACGTACGTACCTTGGATGCCGCCATTCGACGGAGAGAGGCCTATTGCGGCGGCTCTGCTGGCGTACAGGCAGACGGACGCCGCCTCCTGCTCGCCGACGTTCCAGGCGATGAGGTCGCTCGTCACCCAGTACGCCCTGGCGTCCGGCATGAACTCCTGCGCAGTACAGCCCAACATCAGAACATCATCATTTTTTTAGAGCGGCGGCGGAGGCAAGGCCAGCCGTGTGGTGTGGCTGCCATGCGGGGGCGGCCATGCGATTCGGCGGGAATGGATGGGGGCGAAAGCGACGGGCGGTTCGGAATGGGAAGAGAGAggcggggagggggaggaggatgggcacctgggtggcctcggcggcggagacggagacggaggcgcCGGTCTCCCCGGCCGCCATGGGCGTCCTCCGGGCCCGGAGCGCGGTGGCGCGGGCGGAATGCAGCGGCGGTGGCCGGGCCCTCGCCGGTATCCGCtgcggcgaggaggcggaggagggccGGGGATTGGGTAGGGCGGAGGCGGGACTGAGGTGGCGGAGCAGCATCGTTCGCATCGGCATTGGCATTTGTATCCAAggaaaggaaggaaggaagaagaagagaaagacttGTTTTTTTTTCCTTTGTGCTTTTTGGGGCCAACGGATTCTGTTCACTTCAGTTCTATCCATGATGCGGTATTagcttttctgttttcttttcttatttttccaaCTCAACAAAGCTCTTTTTTCCTGTTACGTCTCACAAGACAAGGTTTCATTTCTTCCTTTTCATACTTTTTGACAAAACTTGCAATGTCGTTCTAAGAGTTGCGTAAAGAAAGGGGTGGCCAACAACAAGCTGGCTCACATGTCAGTCACCTATGGTCGTCAAACATCACATACTAGCGACCAATTTTCTATATGAGCTTTTCACAGACACCAATGCTAGCATACCCGTTCTTTGACGAGATACATCAAAACACGTCGAGATGTTTTGACTTTTTTTTCATCTCATCAAAGTTTGACTTTCTCTCATCTCTCTTTCATGTGTAGGAGTATTATTGTTGCTTTCAGTTGTTTTAGGCCCATCTTTGTTTTCAGTGTGTTTCATATGTGGTTTGTTGGATACCAGAACACGACAATGGTTGAAACAAAAAAAACTGACACTATCCATATTTCGGAGCCAACAAAGAGAATTAAATATGTGGCGTCTATTTTCTCCTTGTGCCTTTCTAGACAACAGAAACTGTTCAGTTCTATCCAAATGCAGCAGAAAAATGTTTTAGCTTCTTCTTTCCCTTTCTTATTTTTCAAATTCCACAAAGTTCTTTTTCTGTTGTATCTCGGGAGAAAGAATTTACTTTCTTCCTATTTCTATAATTTTTTGAcaaaacttgaaagaaaaacacaACTCTGTTCAGTTAGAAGAGTTACGAAAATGAATGAGTAACCGACAACAAGCTCGTCAATATGTCAGCTGCTCCACAAGTGTATAGAATCACAATGGTCTTCGTTGCAAAATATTACGACCCTAATTTATATTCGGCGATGGGAGTGAGGGAATACTTATAAGCTCTatcaattgagttgtcaattcaaccacatatGAAGACAAGTACTTGCTCGAAGAAAATATTAGTACCAATGACAATCTACCGAATGGAGTGGTGTACGTAGTAGTAGAGTTACACAAAGTAGTAAATATCCGATATTTGCCAAATATCAAGTAACTGAAAGAAAGCAAGCAATGGTGAAAAATGCAGGCATATGTATAGAGTTCTTTGGGTATTTACTACTTTTGTGTAACATGCTGAAAGAGCATGAGGAAAAAGTTCTCATCACATGGTTGGACAGAGCATGGGGGCGATGAGGGAGACGGGGTTGACAGAGCCGATGGTGAAGTTTCCTCTCTCCGAAGTTAAACGCCTAATTTATGTTCCGTCAGCGTCTTTGTGTTCTTTGCGGTGAGTATTTGAAATAAGACCACTCTTGAATACATTTTGACAAGTTTAAAAATTTGAAATATGGAACACGATGAAACTCTATGAAACATAGTGAAATAATATTGTTCTGCATGAAGCGTATATTGAGTTTTCATCAAGTTCGATACTGACGGACATTATGATGCACCAAGTTTCTCTAAGTTACCTATCCATCATTTTGACACAAAATTCGGCGACATGATACACTATGATACTAAGACGAAATATGA
This genomic window contains:
- the LOC123159322 gene encoding pullulanase 1, chloroplastic isoform X2 yields the protein MPMPMRTMLLRHLSPASALPNPRPSSASSPQRIPARARPPPLHSARATALRARRTPMAAGETGASVSVSAAEATQEFMPDARAYWVTSDLIAWNVGEQEAASVCLYASRAAAIGLSPSNGGIQGYDSKVELQPESAGLPETVTQKFPFISSYRAFRVPSSVDVASLVKYQLVVASFGADGKHVDVTGLQLPGVLDDIFAYTGPLGAVFSEESVSLHLWAPTAQDVSVCFFDGPAGPALETVQLEESNGVWSVTGPREWENRYYLYEVDVYHPTKAQVLKCLAADPYARGLSANGARTWLVDINNETLKPASWDELADEKPKLDSFSDITIYELHIRDFSAHDGTVDSDSRGGFRAFAYQASAGMQHLRKLADAGLTHVHLLPSFHFAGVDDIKSNWKFVDECELATFPPGSDRQQAAVVAIQEEDPYNWGYNPVLWGVPKGSYASDPDGPSRIIEYRQMVQALNRIGLRVVMDVVYNHLDSSGPCGISSVLDKIVPGYYVRRDTNGQIENSAAMNNTASEHFMVDRLIVDDLLNWAVNYKIDGFRFDLMGHIMKHTMMRAKSALQSLTRDAHGVDGSKIYLYGEGWDFAEVARNQRGINGSQLNMSGTGIGSFNDRIRDAVNGGNPFGNPLQQGFNTGLFLEPNGFYQGNEADTRRSLATYADQIQIGLAGNLRDYVLITHTGEAKKGSEIHTFDGLPVGYTSSPIEIINYVSAHDNETLFDVISVKTPMNLSVDERCRINHLASSMMALSQGIPFFHAGDEILRSKSIDRDSYNSGDWFNKLDFTYETNNWGVGLPPSEKNEDNWPLMKPRLENPSFKPAKGHILAALDSFVDILKIRYSSPLFRLSTASDIKQRVHFHNTGPSSVPGVIVMGIEDARDERPEMAQLDANFSYVVTVFNVCPHEVSMDIPALASMRLELHPVQVNSSDALVGKSVYEAATGRFTVPRRTVSVFVEPRC
- the LOC123159322 gene encoding pullulanase 1, chloroplastic isoform X1 yields the protein MPMPMRTMLLRHLSPASALPNPRPSSASSPQRIPARARPPPLHSARATALRARRTPMAAGETGASVSVSAAEATQEFMPDARAYWVTSDLIAWNVGEQEAASVCLYASRAAAIGLSPSNGGIQGYDSKVELQPESAGLPETVTQKFPFISSYRAFRVPSSVDVASLVKYQLVVASFGADGKHVDVTGLQLPGVLDDIFAYTGPLGAVFSEESVSLHLWAPTAQDVSVCFFDGPAGPALETVQLEESNGVWSVTGPREWENRYYLYEVDVYHPTKAQVLKCLAADPYARGLSANGARTWLVDINNETLKPASWDELADEKPKLDSFSDITIYELHIRDFSAHDGTVDSDSRGGFRAFAYQVFRVDLLDVLHCLFSSVSHADCILEPVVQASAGMQHLRKLADAGLTHVHLLPSFHFAGVDDIKSNWKFVDECELATFPPGSDRQQAAVVAIQEEDPYNWGYNPVLWGVPKGSYASDPDGPSRIIEYRQMVQALNRIGLRVVMDVVYNHLDSSGPCGISSVLDKIVPGYYVRRDTNGQIENSAAMNNTASEHFMVDRLIVDDLLNWAVNYKIDGFRFDLMGHIMKHTMMRAKSALQSLTRDAHGVDGSKIYLYGEGWDFAEVARNQRGINGSQLNMSGTGIGSFNDRIRDAVNGGNPFGNPLQQGFNTGLFLEPNGFYQGNEADTRRSLATYADQIQIGLAGNLRDYVLITHTGEAKKGSEIHTFDGLPVGYTSSPIEIINYVSAHDNETLFDVISVKTPMNLSVDERCRINHLASSMMALSQGIPFFHAGDEILRSKSIDRDSYNSGDWFNKLDFTYETNNWGVGLPPSEKNEDNWPLMKPRLENPSFKPAKGHILAALDSFVDILKIRYSSPLFRLSTASDIKQRVHFHNTGPSSVPGVIVMGIEDARDERPEMAQLDANFSYVVTVFNVCPHEVSMDIPALASMRLELHPVQVNSSDALVGKSVYEAATGRFTVPRRTVSVFVEPRC